The Leptospira andrefontaineae genome has a segment encoding these proteins:
- a CDS encoding methylmalonyl-CoA mutase family protein translates to MASEKLFSEFPPVSTEEWTNLIQKDLKGADFEKKLVWETQEGFKIQPFYRKENLKGKEWLLSNLPGKFPYLRSTRKLTNDWSIRQDIDTPDLKTAKELAVEAISNGVSALGLVLADVGSGRKGIQIKNEKDLAFLLEGLPLNEITLHFVAEEKSPELYSWLPKNQTLVGGLGYDPYRILARQGHSGGHGPETLKPILTELASKWKNFRALTVHSSTFRDSGSTIVQELAYTLALGSEYLYRLGELGVSPEVVNSQTIFQFTIGPDYFLEIAKFRAARTLWAEIFSSYSSDKGEASLPFIEAETARYNYGIYDLHNNILRGTTEAISAAIGGAEVINVLPFDHLLQPADSFSLRIARNVQLLLKHESYLDKVADPSSGSYYIETITDQITEQAWKLFTEVEKDGGFLECLKSGKIQSSILESRKKKEENYSTRKEIFLGTNQYPNSKDKIQNKDLNKNIKSPSLSSTPNELKVTALPEFFAGDAIEEIRMKTENYETKNKTSVKVLLLPLGDLKMKKARAIFSLNFLGCAGFNVIDPGSYETSEEAIAGIQKENPQMIVFCSSDEEVTSYVKDILPKLKSKPLAYVAGYPKEILPELESAGVNGFLHVRSNLLETLSDLQKRLGIQ, encoded by the coding sequence ATGGCATCAGAAAAACTTTTCTCCGAATTTCCACCGGTTTCTACCGAAGAATGGACGAACCTGATCCAGAAGGATTTAAAGGGCGCGGACTTCGAAAAAAAACTGGTCTGGGAAACCCAAGAAGGATTTAAGATCCAGCCGTTTTATAGAAAAGAAAATCTAAAAGGAAAGGAATGGCTCCTTTCCAATCTTCCCGGAAAATTTCCTTATCTTAGATCTACCCGCAAACTTACAAACGATTGGAGTATCAGACAGGACATCGATACTCCTGATCTAAAAACCGCAAAAGAATTAGCAGTAGAAGCAATCTCCAATGGAGTTTCTGCTCTGGGACTCGTGCTCGCAGATGTCGGTTCAGGCAGAAAAGGGATCCAAATCAAAAATGAAAAGGATCTTGCTTTCTTATTGGAAGGCTTACCTCTTAACGAGATCACTCTTCATTTTGTAGCAGAAGAGAAATCTCCTGAACTTTATTCCTGGCTTCCTAAAAACCAAACTCTTGTGGGGGGACTCGGTTACGATCCTTACAGAATTCTTGCAAGACAAGGTCATTCGGGCGGTCACGGCCCGGAAACTTTAAAACCGATCTTAACCGAACTTGCAAGTAAATGGAAAAATTTCAGAGCACTGACAGTTCATTCTTCTACATTTAGAGATAGCGGCTCTACAATTGTCCAAGAGCTCGCTTATACTTTGGCGCTCGGTTCCGAATACTTGTATCGTTTAGGAGAATTAGGTGTTTCTCCAGAAGTAGTTAACTCTCAGACAATCTTCCAATTTACGATCGGTCCTGATTATTTCTTAGAGATAGCAAAGTTCAGAGCAGCAAGAACCTTATGGGCGGAGATATTTTCTTCTTATTCTTCCGATAAGGGAGAGGCTTCTCTTCCGTTTATAGAAGCGGAAACTGCAAGGTATAATTATGGGATCTACGATCTTCATAATAATATTTTAAGAGGAACCACTGAGGCAATTTCTGCTGCGATCGGCGGCGCCGAGGTAATCAATGTTCTCCCATTCGATCATCTATTACAACCTGCGGATTCTTTCTCTCTTAGGATCGCAAGAAACGTTCAGCTGCTTCTAAAACATGAATCTTATTTAGATAAGGTTGCTGATCCTTCTTCGGGTTCCTATTATATAGAAACGATTACCGATCAGATCACTGAGCAAGCTTGGAAATTGTTTACTGAAGTGGAGAAGGATGGAGGATTCTTAGAATGCCTAAAATCCGGTAAGATCCAATCTTCAATTTTGGAATCCAGAAAGAAGAAGGAAGAAAACTACTCTACTCGTAAAGAGATCTTCCTTGGAACCAATCAATATCCGAATTCTAAAGATAAGATCCAAAACAAAGATCTAAATAAAAATATCAAGTCTCCTTCTCTCTCTTCTACTCCTAACGAACTCAAAGTGACTGCACTTCCTGAGTTTTTTGCGGGAGATGCAATCGAAGAGATCCGTATGAAAACGGAAAACTACGAAACCAAAAACAAAACTTCCGTTAAAGTACTCCTTCTTCCTTTAGGAGACTTAAAAATGAAAAAGGCAAGAGCGATCTTCTCTTTAAACTTCTTAGGATGTGCTGGATTTAACGTAATCGACCCGGGAAGTTATGAAACTTCCGAAGAAGCGATTGCAGGTATCCAGAAAGAAAATCCTCAGATGATAGTCTTCTGTAGTTCCGACGAAGAAGTAACATCTTATGTAAAGGATATTCTTCCTAAATTAAAATCCAAACCGCTTGCTTATGTAGCCGGTTATCCAAAAGAAATTCTTCCCGAACTGGAATCCGCAGGTGTGAACGGATTCCTTCATGTTCGATCCAATCTATTAGAAACACTTTCCGATCTTCAAAAAAGGCTGGGAATCCAATGA
- the scpA gene encoding methylmalonyl-CoA mutase translates to MKRPTFSPNRTPATGDTKFESWSKEALDELGLSKLEETIWNTPEKVPVKPVYVPKDVESLEHLDYAAGIPPFLRGPYSTMYVQQPWTIRQYAGFSTAEESNAFYRRNLAAGQKGLSVAFDLATHRGYDSDHERVLGDVGKAGVAIDSVLDMKILFDQIPLDQMSVSMTMNGAVIPTLAFYIVAAEEQGVKPEQLSGTIQNDILKEFMVRNTYIYPPEPSMRIIADIFKYTTDFMPKFNSISISGYHMQEAGATADIELAYTLADGLEYLRTGIKAGMDVDSFAPRLSFFWAIGMNHFMEIAKMRAGRLLWAKLVKTFNPKNSKSLALRTHCQTSGWSLTEQDPFNNVGRTCIEALAAALGHTQSLHTNALDEAIALPTDFSARIARNTQIYLQEETNIHRVVDPWGGSFYIESLTSQLAERAWELIQEVEKLGGIAKAIETGIPKMRIEEAAARKQARIDSGRDVIVGINRYRPSKENPLDILDIDNTAVRESQIRKLNELKKNRDNAAVSAALEAITECAKTGNGNLLALAVDAARKRATLGEISFAMEKIFGRYKSVTHMIKGVYSEEIMDDPDFKKAKELSAKFAKLEGRQPRIMVAKMGQDGHDRGAKVISTSFADMGFDVDIGPLFQTPGEAAKQAIENDVHVLGVSSLAAGHKTLVPQVIQELKKLGREDILVIAGGVIPQQDYDFLYKSGVNGIFGPGTKISKAGAEILELLIKSVEG, encoded by the coding sequence ATGAAAAGACCTACATTCTCCCCTAACAGAACTCCAGCAACAGGAGATACTAAATTCGAATCCTGGTCCAAAGAGGCCTTGGACGAATTAGGACTTTCTAAATTAGAAGAAACGATTTGGAATACTCCTGAAAAAGTCCCTGTTAAGCCGGTATACGTTCCTAAAGACGTAGAATCTTTGGAACACTTAGATTATGCCGCAGGAATTCCTCCTTTTTTAAGAGGACCCTACTCTACAATGTATGTCCAACAACCTTGGACAATCCGTCAGTACGCAGGATTTTCCACCGCTGAAGAATCCAACGCATTCTATCGCAGAAACTTAGCAGCAGGACAAAAAGGTCTTTCTGTTGCATTCGACTTAGCGACTCACAGAGGATACGACTCAGATCATGAAAGAGTTTTAGGTGACGTAGGAAAAGCTGGAGTTGCGATCGATTCGGTTCTGGACATGAAGATACTCTTCGATCAGATCCCTTTAGATCAGATGTCAGTTTCCATGACAATGAATGGAGCTGTAATTCCAACACTCGCTTTTTATATCGTAGCTGCGGAAGAACAGGGAGTAAAACCGGAACAACTTTCAGGCACTATCCAAAATGATATCTTAAAAGAGTTCATGGTACGAAATACCTATATTTATCCTCCTGAACCTTCCATGAGGATTATTGCGGATATTTTTAAATATACCACTGACTTCATGCCTAAGTTCAACTCCATCTCCATCTCAGGCTACCATATGCAGGAAGCAGGAGCAACTGCGGATATAGAACTCGCTTATACTTTGGCGGATGGGTTGGAATATCTACGCACAGGTATCAAGGCTGGAATGGATGTGGATAGTTTTGCTCCTCGTCTTTCCTTCTTCTGGGCAATCGGTATGAACCATTTTATGGAAATTGCTAAGATGAGAGCGGGAAGACTTCTCTGGGCAAAACTTGTAAAAACTTTTAATCCTAAAAATAGCAAGTCTCTCGCACTTAGAACTCATTGCCAAACTTCCGGTTGGAGTTTAACAGAACAGGATCCATTCAATAACGTAGGAAGAACTTGTATTGAGGCTCTCGCTGCTGCGCTCGGTCACACTCAGTCTTTGCATACAAACGCGCTCGACGAAGCGATCGCACTTCCTACCGACTTCTCCGCAAGGATCGCAAGAAACACTCAGATCTATTTACAAGAAGAAACGAATATCCACAGAGTTGTGGATCCTTGGGGTGGTTCCTTCTATATCGAATCTTTAACTTCTCAACTCGCAGAAAGAGCTTGGGAGCTTATCCAAGAAGTGGAAAAACTAGGCGGTATTGCAAAAGCTATCGAGACCGGAATTCCTAAAATGAGGATAGAAGAAGCCGCTGCACGTAAGCAGGCAAGGATCGACTCCGGTAGAGATGTAATTGTGGGTATTAATCGTTATCGCCCTTCTAAAGAAAATCCTTTGGATATTCTGGATATCGATAATACTGCGGTGAGAGAATCTCAGATCCGTAAACTAAATGAACTCAAAAAAAACCGAGACAATGCCGCAGTGAGTGCAGCATTAGAAGCAATTACTGAATGTGCTAAAACAGGGAATGGAAACCTGCTTGCACTTGCTGTAGATGCAGCTAGAAAAAGGGCAACTCTTGGCGAGATCTCTTTCGCTATGGAGAAAATTTTCGGCAGATATAAATCCGTCACTCATATGATCAAAGGAGTGTACTCGGAGGAAATCATGGATGATCCGGATTTCAAAAAGGCAAAAGAACTCTCCGCAAAATTCGCAAAGTTAGAAGGAAGACAGCCTAGGATCATGGTCGCTAAGATGGGACAGGATGGACATGATAGAGGTGCAAAAGTAATCTCAACAAGCTTTGCAGATATGGGATTCGACGTCGATATAGGCCCTCTATTCCAAACTCCTGGAGAAGCAGCAAAACAAGCCATCGAGAACGACGTGCATGTCCTAGGAGTTTCAAGCCTCGCAGCAGGTCATAAAACCTTAGTTCCTCAGGTGATCCAAGAACTCAAAAAACTAGGAAGAGAAGATATCCTAGTCATCGCAGGTGGAGTAATTCCTCAGCAAGATTATGATTTCTTGTATAAGTCTGGAGTGAACGGCATTTTCGGACCTGGAACTAAGATCTCCAAAGCAGGCGCAGAAATCCTAGAACTTCTGATCAAGAGTGTAGAAGGTTAA
- the meaB gene encoding methylmalonyl Co-A mutase-associated GTPase MeaB: protein MPETEGKEEAQIRGSIKKKSLPDAETFSQGILSGNIVLLSRAITLVESTLPSHQELAEAILEKCLPHSGKSIRVGITGIPGVGKSTFIESFGNHLIEQGRKIAVLAVDPTSQLSKGSILGDKTRMEILSRKKEAFIRPSPSGDSLGGVARKTRETIFLCEAAGFDTILVETVGVGQSETAVNSMVDIFLLLLIAGAGDELQGIKRGIMEMADLIAITKADGENTARANRAKAETISAVHFLPAHESGIKTEVRTCSAVTGEGISEIWTEILNFIQAIKDKGYLDKKRKEQAKHWLHESVQSMLLDDFFSKLGNDFHKAEELVTEGLAGSYQTARKLVKYYKNEDNNLDQ from the coding sequence ATGCCCGAGACCGAGGGAAAAGAAGAAGCCCAAATCCGAGGCTCTATCAAAAAGAAGAGCCTTCCGGATGCCGAAACTTTTTCCCAAGGAATTCTATCTGGAAATATAGTTCTATTAAGTAGAGCAATCACTTTAGTAGAGAGCACCCTACCTTCTCACCAAGAATTGGCGGAAGCTATATTAGAAAAATGTTTACCTCATTCCGGCAAAAGTATCCGAGTCGGTATCACTGGTATTCCAGGTGTAGGTAAAAGTACATTTATCGAATCCTTCGGAAATCATCTGATCGAACAAGGTAGAAAGATCGCAGTACTTGCAGTAGATCCTACATCACAATTATCTAAAGGATCCATTTTGGGGGACAAAACCAGAATGGAAATTCTTTCCCGTAAAAAAGAAGCATTCATCCGTCCTTCTCCCTCCGGAGATTCTTTAGGTGGGGTCGCACGTAAAACTAGGGAGACAATCTTCTTATGCGAGGCCGCAGGTTTTGATACCATACTTGTGGAGACCGTTGGCGTTGGACAATCGGAGACGGCGGTCAATTCCATGGTGGATATATTCCTTCTTCTTTTAATAGCTGGAGCAGGAGACGAATTGCAAGGGATCAAACGTGGGATCATGGAAATGGCGGACCTGATCGCAATTACCAAAGCGGACGGAGAAAATACTGCTAGAGCGAATCGTGCAAAAGCAGAAACAATTTCCGCAGTTCACTTTCTTCCTGCTCATGAATCAGGTATCAAAACAGAAGTTAGAACGTGCTCGGCGGTTACTGGAGAAGGGATTTCCGAGATCTGGACTGAAATTTTAAACTTCATACAAGCTATCAAAGACAAAGGTTACCTAGATAAAAAAAGAAAAGAACAGGCCAAACACTGGTTACATGAATCTGTTCAATCTATGTTGTTAGATGATTTCTTTTCTAAGTTAGGAAATGATTTCCATAAAGCAGAAGAACTTGTAACCGAAGGACTGGCAGGCTCTTATCAAACTGCTCGTAAGCTTGTGAAATATTATAAGAACGAAGATAATAACCTGGACCAATAG
- a CDS encoding LIC20211 family lipoprotein — protein MKPRISGLVLSILLAISTISCATSSAGLATSTVPVADKKYKVVSPVEGTKYWFTFDIAIIGIPLSEPPIDQLLDELKKEKEADALINVRYWTDKSIFVFLTVNRLHISAEAIKFEDETLDPKKKGR, from the coding sequence ATGAAACCTCGTATTTCTGGACTAGTCTTATCGATTCTGTTAGCGATATCTACCATCTCTTGCGCAACTTCTAGCGCAGGACTTGCAACTAGCACTGTTCCTGTAGCGGATAAAAAGTATAAGGTGGTTTCTCCTGTAGAAGGTACAAAATACTGGTTCACATTCGATATCGCAATTATTGGAATTCCTTTAAGCGAACCTCCTATTGATCAATTATTAGATGAATTGAAGAAGGAAAAAGAAGCGGATGCTCTAATCAATGTCCGCTATTGGACAGATAAATCCATCTTTGTATTCTTAACTGTAAACCGTCTTCATATCTCTGCAGAAGCGATCAAATTCGAAGACGAGACCTTAGATCCCAAAAAGAAAGGCCGTTAA